In Tenebrio molitor chromosome 8, icTenMoli1.1, whole genome shotgun sequence, a genomic segment contains:
- the LOC138136611 gene encoding restin homolog isoform X3 → MKEISSEPGEEKMTDMAKQVMAEIIGRKYTEKEDVQVIKVISDVLEKKLHNSTTEIFKPVTPSRVTEEVQVIGKEIRETATEIIEKITSRFTEEVQVVEKELLNTTTEVIKEVTPSFTDEVPTETSVKLLPEIVCGDILESGLGVIQTGDITSEILSQEKSHAAHQKDIIKSEQEVIQVGDITTEIMLQEKSLLVTDKNVTKSEQEVSRLGEATEIISQENSHAAHEDIIKSEQEVIQVLDITTEIISQEKSHVTDKNVTKSEEEVIGLGDTTEIISQEKSHATHQDIIKSEQELIQVGDITTEIMLQEKPPHVTDKNVTKSEQEIIRLGNRTEIISQEKSHVTDKNVTKPEEKVIGLGDTTEIISQEKSQKDIIKSEQEVIQVGDTTEIILKEKPLHVTDKNLTKSERRVSGPGDTTEIISQEKFRSTHQDIIKSEPEAIQVLDITTEVISQEKLHVTDQNVTKPEEEVIGLGDTTEIISQEKSHATHQDIIKSEQGVIQVGNITTEIILQEKPHVTDSDKNVTKSEQELIGVGDTTEIISQEKFHATHEDIIKSNREVTQVGDITEIILQEKSHVTDKNITKSEQEVIGLGDTTEIISQEKSHATHETIIKSEQEVIQVGDITTEIMLQEKPPHVTDKNVTKSEQEVIHPGDTTVIISQEKSDIHEGSYKSTAESTTRVTYVTVEVIPEDTEQVTARKSASDEVVHPIVQTVQDVAHDKMSPKNLIPEIISVDDITQSSGENVDQVPNITIQVTPDEENDVLNETTIVTENNLTAEIPSDGESEKQTDMDATATAQYEQAALTLLSLAFEKLKLNSTADLEETFLSCEDPQEACSYLIETDNQTNEMANKSELKLDASCVSENAENREMSDRLSASFTSNEINTTGETKETLDVTPFRSSKANTVDDSLVVQYDEIMAASPSLFAEKLPKYEKCSDFLLKINGLQQTISKLKLLNRLKEGEILKLKQNKFGPLETSEDQMLTNGKNESSESQLIEAQNKISELMSQNKKIEEKYEKEIHEVKVKLEEKEQKLQLLKENSAELEQKLTAAKDENKKSSEQWKEILDRSDKILVGFSKNLKEAEEKNNKMETKYNDLNIVLNSVIEKYEKCKQSIITLKTNEETYKNHIKALEKKFEQAADEYEKFKIKALAQIDEANKENLKLQQQPKKRLTGDISKRSYYRN, encoded by the exons atgaaagagATATCTTCTGAACCCGGCGAAGAAAAAATGACAGATATGGCCAAGCAAGTTATGGCGGAAATTATAGGAAGG aaatataCTGAAAAGGAAGATGTTCAAGTCATCAAAGTAATTTCAGATGTTCTTGAAAAG aaatTACACAATTCAACCACAGAGATATTCAAGCCAGTAACACCATCTCGTGTCACTGAAGAGGTCCAAGTCATCGGAAAg GAAATACGCGAAACAGCTACAGaaataattgagaaaataacaTCTAGATTCACCGAAGAGGTCCAAGTCGTTGAAAAG GAATTACTCAATACAACTACTGAAGTAATCAAGGAGGTCACACCTAGCTTCACTGACGAGGTACCAACTGAAACATCTGTGAAGTTACTTCCTGAAATTGTCTGTGGG GACATCCTGGAATCTGGACTAGGCGTCATTCAAACAGGAGACATAACAAGTGAAATACTTTCCCAAGAAAAATCTCATGCCGCTCACcag AAGgacataataaaatctgaacaAGAAGTCATTCAAGTGGGAGACATAACAACTGAAATAATGTTGCAAGAAAAATCACTACTCGTCACTGACAAG AACGTAACGAAATCTGAACAAGAAGTTAGTCGTTTAGGAGAAGCAACTGAAATAATTTCCCAAGAAAACTCCCATGCCGCTCACgag gacataataaaatctgaacaAGAAGTCATTCAAGTATTGGACATAACAACTGAAATAATTTCCCAAGAAAAATCACATGTCACGGACAAG AACGTAACAAAATCTGAAGAAGAAGTCATTGGTCTAGGAGATACAACTGAAATAATTTCCCAAGAAAAATCTCACGCCACTCACCAG gacataataaaatctgaacaAGAACTCATCCAAGTGGGAGACATAACAACTGAAATAATGTTGCAAGAAAAACCACCACACGTCACTGACAAG AACGTAACGAAATCCGAACAAGAAATCATTCGTCTAGGAAACAGAACTGAAATCATTTCCCAAGAAAAATCACACGTCACTGACAAG AACGTAACGAAACCTGAAGAAAAAGTCATTGGCCTAGGAGATACAACTGAAATAATTTCCCAAGAAAAATCCcag AAGgacataataaaatctgaacaAGAAGTAATTCAAGTGGGAGATACAACTGAAATAATATTGAAAGAAAAACCACTACACGTCACTGACAAG AACCTAACGAAATCTGAACGAAGAGTCAGTGGTCCAGGAGACACAACTGAAATAATTTCGCAAGAAAAATTCCGTTCCACTCACcag gacataataaaatctgaaccAGAAGCCATTCAAGTATTAGACATAACAACTGAAGTAATTTCCCAAGAAAAATTACACGTCACGGACCAg AACGTAACTAAACCTGAAGAAGAAGTCATTGGTCTAGGAGATACAACTGAAATAATTTCCCAAGAAAAATCCCATGCCACTCACcag gacataataaaatctgaacaAGGAGTCATTCAAGTGGGAAACATAACAACTGAAATAATATTGCAGGAAAAACCACACGTCACTGACAGTGACaag AACGTAACGAAATCTGAACAAGAACTCATTGGTGTAGGAGACACAACTGAAATAATTTCTCAAGAAAAATTTCATGCCACTCACGAg GACATAATAAAATCTAACCGAGAAGTAACTCAAGTAGGAGACATAacggaaataattttgcaagaaAAATCACACGTCACTGACAAG AATATAACGAAATCTGAACAAGAAGTCATTGGTCTAGGAGACACTACTGAAATCATTTCCCAAGAAAAATCCCATGCCACTCACgag AccataataaaatctgaacaAGAAGTCATTCAAGTGGGAGACATAACAACTGAAATAATGTTGCAAGAAAAACCACCCCACGTCACTGACAAG AACGTAACGAAATCTGAACAAGAAGTTATTCATCCAGGAGACACAACTGTAATAATTTCCCAAGAAAAATCCGACATTCACGAG GGATCATATAAGTCCACTGCAGAAAGTACTACGCGAGTGACGTATGTAACTGTCGAAGTAATACCTGAGGATACTGAGCAAGTCACTGCGAGAAAGTCCGCCTCTGACGAGGTAGTCCATCCAATTGTTCAGACAGTTCAAGATGTTGCCCATGATAAAATGAGTCCTAAGAATCTTATTCCTGAAATAATTTCTGTTGAT gaTATAACACAATCTAGTGGCGAAAATGTTGATCAAGTTCCTAACATAACTATTCAAGTTACTCCGGACGAAGAAAATGATGTCCTTAATGAAACAACAATTGTAACAGAAAACAATCTTACTGCTGAGATTCCTTCTGACGGG GAATCGGAGAAACAGACGGACATGGACGCAACTGCCACTGCACAATACGAGCAAGCTGCTTTAACCTTGCTGTCTCTagcttttgaaaaattaaaactcaaTTCCACCGCCGATTtggaagaaacatttttaagttGTGAAGATCCGCAGGAGGCA TGCAGTTATCTCATCGAGACTGACAATCAAACAAATGAAATGGCTAATAAATCAGAATTAAAACTTGATGCGTCCTGTGTTAGTGAGAATGCGGAGAATAGAGAAATGTCTGACAGATTATCAGCTTCGTttacatcaaatgaaattaatacGACTGGCGAGACTAAGGAAACTTTAGACGTCACTCCGTTTAGATCAAGTAAAGCTAATACAGTTGATGATTCTCTAGTAGTACAGTATGACGAAATAATGGCAGCG tCGCCTTCACTTTTCGCTGAAAAGCTGCCAAAGTATGAAAAGTGTTCGGATTTCCTGTTAAAAATCAATGGTTTGCAACAAACGATTTCAAAGTTAAAACTCTTAAATAGATTAAAAGAGGGTGAAATTTTAAAGCttaagcaaaataaatttggaccTCTCGAAACCAGTGAGGATCAAATGCTCACGAATGGGAAAAATGAATCAAGTGAAAGTCAGCTCATCGAAGCTCAGAACAAAATATCTGAGTTGATGTCACAAAATaagaagatcgaagaaaaatatgaaaaagaaatacacgAAGTGAAAGTTAAGCTGGAAGAAAAAGAGCAGAAACTCCAgttattgaaagaaaatagtgCAGAACTGGAACAAAAACTAACTGCAGCGAAAGATGAAAACAAAAAGTCTAGTGAACAATGGAA GGAGATTCTGGATAGGAGTGATAAAATTTTGGTgggattttcaaaaaatttgaaggAAGCcgaagagaaaaataataaaatggaaacTAAATACAACGATTTGAATATTGTACTCAACTCTGTAATAGA aaaatatgaaaagtgTAAACAAAGCATAATCACGTTAAAAACTAATGAAGAGACTTACAAAAATCATATCAAGGCTTTGGAGAAAAAGTTTGAACAAGCAGCTGACGAAtacgaaaaatttaagataaaAGCGTTGGCTCAAATAGACGA ggcaaataaagaaaatttgaaGTTACAACAACAACCGAAAAAGCGACTAACCGGTGACATCTCAAAACGTTCGTAttacagaaattaa
- the LOC138136611 gene encoding restin homolog isoform X1, which produces MKEISSEPGEEKMTDMAKQVMAEIIGRKYTEKEDVQVIKVISDVLEKKLHNSTTEIFKPVTPSRVTEEVQVIGKEIRETATEIIEKITSRFTEEVQVVEKELLNTTTEVIKEVTPSFTDEVPTETSVKLLPEIVCGDILESGLGVIQTGDITSEILSQEKSHAAHQKDIIKSEQEVIQVGDITTEIMLQEKSLLVTDKNVTKSEQEVSRLGEATEIISQENSHAAHEDIIKSEQEVIQVLDITTEIISQEKSHVTDKNVTKSEEEVIGLGDTTEIISQEKSHATHQDIIKSEQELIQVGDITTEIMLQEKPPHVTDKNVTKSEQEIIRLGNRTEIISQEKSHVTDKNVTKPEEKVIGLGDTTEIISQEKSQKDIIKSEQEVIQVGDTTEIILKEKPLHVTDKNLTKSERRVSGPGDTTEIISQEKFRSTHQDIIKSEPEAIQVLDITTEVISQEKLHVTDQNVTKPEEEVIGLGDTTEIISQEKSHATHQKDIIKSEQGVIQVGNITTEIILQEKPHVTDSDKNVTKSEQELIGVGDTTEIISQEKFHATHEDIIKSNREVTQVGDITEIILQEKSHVTDKNITKSEQEVIGLGDTTEIISQEKSHATHETIIKSEQEVIQVGDITTEIMLQEKPPHVTDKNVTKSEQEVIHPGDTTVIISQEKSDIHEGSYKSTAESTTRVTYVTVEVIPEDTEQVTARKSASDEVVHPIVQTVQDVAHDKMSPKNLIPEIISVDDITQSSGENVDQVPNITIQVTPDEENDVLNETTIVTENNLTAEIPSDGESEKQTDMDATATAQYEQAALTLLSLAFEKLKLNSTADLEETFLSCEDPQEACSYLIETDNQTNEMANKSELKLDASCVSENAENREMSDRLSASFTSNEINTTGETKETLDVTPFRSSKANTVDDSLVVQYDEIMAASPSLFAEKLPKYEKCSDFLLKINGLQQTISKLKLLNRLKEGEILKLKQNKFGPLETSEDQMLTNGKNESSESQLIEAQNKISELMSQNKKIEEKYEKEIHEVKVKLEEKEQKLQLLKENSAELEQKLTAAKDENKKSSEQWKEILDRSDKILVGFSKNLKEAEEKNNKMETKYNDLNIVLNSVIEKYEKCKQSIITLKTNEETYKNHIKALEKKFEQAADEYEKFKIKALAQIDEANKENLKLQQQPKKRLTGDISKRSYYRN; this is translated from the exons atgaaagagATATCTTCTGAACCCGGCGAAGAAAAAATGACAGATATGGCCAAGCAAGTTATGGCGGAAATTATAGGAAGG aaatataCTGAAAAGGAAGATGTTCAAGTCATCAAAGTAATTTCAGATGTTCTTGAAAAG aaatTACACAATTCAACCACAGAGATATTCAAGCCAGTAACACCATCTCGTGTCACTGAAGAGGTCCAAGTCATCGGAAAg GAAATACGCGAAACAGCTACAGaaataattgagaaaataacaTCTAGATTCACCGAAGAGGTCCAAGTCGTTGAAAAG GAATTACTCAATACAACTACTGAAGTAATCAAGGAGGTCACACCTAGCTTCACTGACGAGGTACCAACTGAAACATCTGTGAAGTTACTTCCTGAAATTGTCTGTGGG GACATCCTGGAATCTGGACTAGGCGTCATTCAAACAGGAGACATAACAAGTGAAATACTTTCCCAAGAAAAATCTCATGCCGCTCACcag AAGgacataataaaatctgaacaAGAAGTCATTCAAGTGGGAGACATAACAACTGAAATAATGTTGCAAGAAAAATCACTACTCGTCACTGACAAG AACGTAACGAAATCTGAACAAGAAGTTAGTCGTTTAGGAGAAGCAACTGAAATAATTTCCCAAGAAAACTCCCATGCCGCTCACgag gacataataaaatctgaacaAGAAGTCATTCAAGTATTGGACATAACAACTGAAATAATTTCCCAAGAAAAATCACATGTCACGGACAAG AACGTAACAAAATCTGAAGAAGAAGTCATTGGTCTAGGAGATACAACTGAAATAATTTCCCAAGAAAAATCTCACGCCACTCACCAG gacataataaaatctgaacaAGAACTCATCCAAGTGGGAGACATAACAACTGAAATAATGTTGCAAGAAAAACCACCACACGTCACTGACAAG AACGTAACGAAATCCGAACAAGAAATCATTCGTCTAGGAAACAGAACTGAAATCATTTCCCAAGAAAAATCACACGTCACTGACAAG AACGTAACGAAACCTGAAGAAAAAGTCATTGGCCTAGGAGATACAACTGAAATAATTTCCCAAGAAAAATCCcag AAGgacataataaaatctgaacaAGAAGTAATTCAAGTGGGAGATACAACTGAAATAATATTGAAAGAAAAACCACTACACGTCACTGACAAG AACCTAACGAAATCTGAACGAAGAGTCAGTGGTCCAGGAGACACAACTGAAATAATTTCGCAAGAAAAATTCCGTTCCACTCACcag gacataataaaatctgaaccAGAAGCCATTCAAGTATTAGACATAACAACTGAAGTAATTTCCCAAGAAAAATTACACGTCACGGACCAg AACGTAACTAAACCTGAAGAAGAAGTCATTGGTCTAGGAGATACAACTGAAATAATTTCCCAAGAAAAATCCCATGCCACTCACcag AAGgacataataaaatctgaacaAGGAGTCATTCAAGTGGGAAACATAACAACTGAAATAATATTGCAGGAAAAACCACACGTCACTGACAGTGACaag AACGTAACGAAATCTGAACAAGAACTCATTGGTGTAGGAGACACAACTGAAATAATTTCTCAAGAAAAATTTCATGCCACTCACGAg GACATAATAAAATCTAACCGAGAAGTAACTCAAGTAGGAGACATAacggaaataattttgcaagaaAAATCACACGTCACTGACAAG AATATAACGAAATCTGAACAAGAAGTCATTGGTCTAGGAGACACTACTGAAATCATTTCCCAAGAAAAATCCCATGCCACTCACgag AccataataaaatctgaacaAGAAGTCATTCAAGTGGGAGACATAACAACTGAAATAATGTTGCAAGAAAAACCACCCCACGTCACTGACAAG AACGTAACGAAATCTGAACAAGAAGTTATTCATCCAGGAGACACAACTGTAATAATTTCCCAAGAAAAATCCGACATTCACGAG GGATCATATAAGTCCACTGCAGAAAGTACTACGCGAGTGACGTATGTAACTGTCGAAGTAATACCTGAGGATACTGAGCAAGTCACTGCGAGAAAGTCCGCCTCTGACGAGGTAGTCCATCCAATTGTTCAGACAGTTCAAGATGTTGCCCATGATAAAATGAGTCCTAAGAATCTTATTCCTGAAATAATTTCTGTTGAT gaTATAACACAATCTAGTGGCGAAAATGTTGATCAAGTTCCTAACATAACTATTCAAGTTACTCCGGACGAAGAAAATGATGTCCTTAATGAAACAACAATTGTAACAGAAAACAATCTTACTGCTGAGATTCCTTCTGACGGG GAATCGGAGAAACAGACGGACATGGACGCAACTGCCACTGCACAATACGAGCAAGCTGCTTTAACCTTGCTGTCTCTagcttttgaaaaattaaaactcaaTTCCACCGCCGATTtggaagaaacatttttaagttGTGAAGATCCGCAGGAGGCA TGCAGTTATCTCATCGAGACTGACAATCAAACAAATGAAATGGCTAATAAATCAGAATTAAAACTTGATGCGTCCTGTGTTAGTGAGAATGCGGAGAATAGAGAAATGTCTGACAGATTATCAGCTTCGTttacatcaaatgaaattaatacGACTGGCGAGACTAAGGAAACTTTAGACGTCACTCCGTTTAGATCAAGTAAAGCTAATACAGTTGATGATTCTCTAGTAGTACAGTATGACGAAATAATGGCAGCG tCGCCTTCACTTTTCGCTGAAAAGCTGCCAAAGTATGAAAAGTGTTCGGATTTCCTGTTAAAAATCAATGGTTTGCAACAAACGATTTCAAAGTTAAAACTCTTAAATAGATTAAAAGAGGGTGAAATTTTAAAGCttaagcaaaataaatttggaccTCTCGAAACCAGTGAGGATCAAATGCTCACGAATGGGAAAAATGAATCAAGTGAAAGTCAGCTCATCGAAGCTCAGAACAAAATATCTGAGTTGATGTCACAAAATaagaagatcgaagaaaaatatgaaaaagaaatacacgAAGTGAAAGTTAAGCTGGAAGAAAAAGAGCAGAAACTCCAgttattgaaagaaaatagtgCAGAACTGGAACAAAAACTAACTGCAGCGAAAGATGAAAACAAAAAGTCTAGTGAACAATGGAA GGAGATTCTGGATAGGAGTGATAAAATTTTGGTgggattttcaaaaaatttgaaggAAGCcgaagagaaaaataataaaatggaaacTAAATACAACGATTTGAATATTGTACTCAACTCTGTAATAGA aaaatatgaaaagtgTAAACAAAGCATAATCACGTTAAAAACTAATGAAGAGACTTACAAAAATCATATCAAGGCTTTGGAGAAAAAGTTTGAACAAGCAGCTGACGAAtacgaaaaatttaagataaaAGCGTTGGCTCAAATAGACGA ggcaaataaagaaaatttgaaGTTACAACAACAACCGAAAAAGCGACTAACCGGTGACATCTCAAAACGTTCGTAttacagaaattaa
- the LOC138136611 gene encoding restin homolog isoform X7, producing MKEISSEPGEEKMTDMAKQVMAEIIGRKYTEKEDVQVIKVISDVLEKKLHNSTTEIFKPVTPSRVTEEVQVIGKEIRETATEIIEKITSRFTEEVQVVEKELLNTTTEVIKEVTPSFTDEVPTETSVKLLPEIVCGDILESGLGVIQTGDITSEILSQEKSHAAHQKDIIKSEQEVIQVGDITTEIMLQEKSLLVTDKNVTKSEQEVSRLGEATEIISQENSHAAHEDIIKSEQEVIQVLDITTEIISQEKSHVTDKNVTKSEEEVIGLGDTTEIISQEKSHATHQDIIKSEQELIQVGDITTEIMLQEKPPHVTDKNVTKSEQEIIRLGNRTEIISQEKSHVTDKNVTKPEEKVIGLGDTTEIISQEKSQKDIIKSEQEVIQVGDTTEIILKEKPLHVTDKNLTKSERRVSGPGDTTEIISQEKFRSTHQDIIKSEPEAIQVLDITTEVISQEKLHVTDQNVTKSEQELIGVGDTTEIISQEKFHATHEDIIKSNREVTQVGDITEIILQEKSHVTDKNITKSEQEVIGLGDTTEIISQEKSHATHETIIKSEQEVIQVGDITTEIMLQEKPPHVTDKNVTKSEQEVIHPGDTTVIISQEKSDIHEGSYKSTAESTTRVTYVTVEVIPEDTEQVTARKSASDEVVHPIVQTVQDVAHDKMSPKNLIPEIISVDDITQSSGENVDQVPNITIQVTPDEENDVLNETTIVTENNLTAEIPSDGESEKQTDMDATATAQYEQAALTLLSLAFEKLKLNSTADLEETFLSCEDPQEACSYLIETDNQTNEMANKSELKLDASCVSENAENREMSDRLSASFTSNEINTTGETKETLDVTPFRSSKANTVDDSLVVQYDEIMAASPSLFAEKLPKYEKCSDFLLKINGLQQTISKLKLLNRLKEGEILKLKQNKFGPLETSEDQMLTNGKNESSESQLIEAQNKISELMSQNKKIEEKYEKEIHEVKVKLEEKEQKLQLLKENSAELEQKLTAAKDENKKSSEQWKEILDRSDKILVGFSKNLKEAEEKNNKMETKYNDLNIVLNSVIEKYEKCKQSIITLKTNEETYKNHIKALEKKFEQAADEYEKFKIKALAQIDEANKENLKLQQQPKKRLTGDISKRSYYRN from the exons atgaaagagATATCTTCTGAACCCGGCGAAGAAAAAATGACAGATATGGCCAAGCAAGTTATGGCGGAAATTATAGGAAGG aaatataCTGAAAAGGAAGATGTTCAAGTCATCAAAGTAATTTCAGATGTTCTTGAAAAG aaatTACACAATTCAACCACAGAGATATTCAAGCCAGTAACACCATCTCGTGTCACTGAAGAGGTCCAAGTCATCGGAAAg GAAATACGCGAAACAGCTACAGaaataattgagaaaataacaTCTAGATTCACCGAAGAGGTCCAAGTCGTTGAAAAG GAATTACTCAATACAACTACTGAAGTAATCAAGGAGGTCACACCTAGCTTCACTGACGAGGTACCAACTGAAACATCTGTGAAGTTACTTCCTGAAATTGTCTGTGGG GACATCCTGGAATCTGGACTAGGCGTCATTCAAACAGGAGACATAACAAGTGAAATACTTTCCCAAGAAAAATCTCATGCCGCTCACcag AAGgacataataaaatctgaacaAGAAGTCATTCAAGTGGGAGACATAACAACTGAAATAATGTTGCAAGAAAAATCACTACTCGTCACTGACAAG AACGTAACGAAATCTGAACAAGAAGTTAGTCGTTTAGGAGAAGCAACTGAAATAATTTCCCAAGAAAACTCCCATGCCGCTCACgag gacataataaaatctgaacaAGAAGTCATTCAAGTATTGGACATAACAACTGAAATAATTTCCCAAGAAAAATCACATGTCACGGACAAG AACGTAACAAAATCTGAAGAAGAAGTCATTGGTCTAGGAGATACAACTGAAATAATTTCCCAAGAAAAATCTCACGCCACTCACCAG gacataataaaatctgaacaAGAACTCATCCAAGTGGGAGACATAACAACTGAAATAATGTTGCAAGAAAAACCACCACACGTCACTGACAAG AACGTAACGAAATCCGAACAAGAAATCATTCGTCTAGGAAACAGAACTGAAATCATTTCCCAAGAAAAATCACACGTCACTGACAAG AACGTAACGAAACCTGAAGAAAAAGTCATTGGCCTAGGAGATACAACTGAAATAATTTCCCAAGAAAAATCCcag AAGgacataataaaatctgaacaAGAAGTAATTCAAGTGGGAGATACAACTGAAATAATATTGAAAGAAAAACCACTACACGTCACTGACAAG AACCTAACGAAATCTGAACGAAGAGTCAGTGGTCCAGGAGACACAACTGAAATAATTTCGCAAGAAAAATTCCGTTCCACTCACcag gacataataaaatctgaaccAGAAGCCATTCAAGTATTAGACATAACAACTGAAGTAATTTCCCAAGAAAAATTACACGTCACGGACCAg AACGTAACGAAATCTGAACAAGAACTCATTGGTGTAGGAGACACAACTGAAATAATTTCTCAAGAAAAATTTCATGCCACTCACGAg GACATAATAAAATCTAACCGAGAAGTAACTCAAGTAGGAGACATAacggaaataattttgcaagaaAAATCACACGTCACTGACAAG AATATAACGAAATCTGAACAAGAAGTCATTGGTCTAGGAGACACTACTGAAATCATTTCCCAAGAAAAATCCCATGCCACTCACgag AccataataaaatctgaacaAGAAGTCATTCAAGTGGGAGACATAACAACTGAAATAATGTTGCAAGAAAAACCACCCCACGTCACTGACAAG AACGTAACGAAATCTGAACAAGAAGTTATTCATCCAGGAGACACAACTGTAATAATTTCCCAAGAAAAATCCGACATTCACGAG GGATCATATAAGTCCACTGCAGAAAGTACTACGCGAGTGACGTATGTAACTGTCGAAGTAATACCTGAGGATACTGAGCAAGTCACTGCGAGAAAGTCCGCCTCTGACGAGGTAGTCCATCCAATTGTTCAGACAGTTCAAGATGTTGCCCATGATAAAATGAGTCCTAAGAATCTTATTCCTGAAATAATTTCTGTTGAT gaTATAACACAATCTAGTGGCGAAAATGTTGATCAAGTTCCTAACATAACTATTCAAGTTACTCCGGACGAAGAAAATGATGTCCTTAATGAAACAACAATTGTAACAGAAAACAATCTTACTGCTGAGATTCCTTCTGACGGG GAATCGGAGAAACAGACGGACATGGACGCAACTGCCACTGCACAATACGAGCAAGCTGCTTTAACCTTGCTGTCTCTagcttttgaaaaattaaaactcaaTTCCACCGCCGATTtggaagaaacatttttaagttGTGAAGATCCGCAGGAGGCA TGCAGTTATCTCATCGAGACTGACAATCAAACAAATGAAATGGCTAATAAATCAGAATTAAAACTTGATGCGTCCTGTGTTAGTGAGAATGCGGAGAATAGAGAAATGTCTGACAGATTATCAGCTTCGTttacatcaaatgaaattaatacGACTGGCGAGACTAAGGAAACTTTAGACGTCACTCCGTTTAGATCAAGTAAAGCTAATACAGTTGATGATTCTCTAGTAGTACAGTATGACGAAATAATGGCAGCG tCGCCTTCACTTTTCGCTGAAAAGCTGCCAAAGTATGAAAAGTGTTCGGATTTCCTGTTAAAAATCAATGGTTTGCAACAAACGATTTCAAAGTTAAAACTCTTAAATAGATTAAAAGAGGGTGAAATTTTAAAGCttaagcaaaataaatttggaccTCTCGAAACCAGTGAGGATCAAATGCTCACGAATGGGAAAAATGAATCAAGTGAAAGTCAGCTCATCGAAGCTCAGAACAAAATATCTGAGTTGATGTCACAAAATaagaagatcgaagaaaaatatgaaaaagaaatacacgAAGTGAAAGTTAAGCTGGAAGAAAAAGAGCAGAAACTCCAgttattgaaagaaaatagtgCAGAACTGGAACAAAAACTAACTGCAGCGAAAGATGAAAACAAAAAGTCTAGTGAACAATGGAA GGAGATTCTGGATAGGAGTGATAAAATTTTGGTgggattttcaaaaaatttgaaggAAGCcgaagagaaaaataataaaatggaaacTAAATACAACGATTTGAATATTGTACTCAACTCTGTAATAGA aaaatatgaaaagtgTAAACAAAGCATAATCACGTTAAAAACTAATGAAGAGACTTACAAAAATCATATCAAGGCTTTGGAGAAAAAGTTTGAACAAGCAGCTGACGAAtacgaaaaatttaagataaaAGCGTTGGCTCAAATAGACGA ggcaaataaagaaaatttgaaGTTACAACAACAACCGAAAAAGCGACTAACCGGTGACATCTCAAAACGTTCGTAttacagaaattaa